In Kineosporia sp. NBRC 101731, the DNA window GGCGCACCACCGGGGCACCGGGCACACCGTCCATCGCCGACCCGAACGCCTTCAGCCCGAAGGTCAGGGCCATGCCGAGAAAAGCGTCACCGGTGGCGCCGGTCGACACCACCCCGGCCGGCCGCAGCGTGCCCGGATGCAGCACGACGGTCGATCCCCCGGTCAGAAGCGTGGTTTCGGTGCCGGCTGCGGACCGGTGCACGCCGCCGAGCCCCGCGGGCAGCTCGACCCCGTTGCCCAGTGCCTCGCCCCGCCAGGCTCCGGGGAACCTGACGCTGACCGGATATCCGCGCACGTTGGTCACTTTCAGCACCGGCGCGCCCCCGTCCACGCCGTAGCACCACAGCACCCGGCCACTGCGCCCGGCCTCGACCCGGAGGCCGGAGCGTCGGGCGGCGAGCTCGTTCGGGCAGACCGGTGCGGACGCGGTGACCGCCAGGGTGTTGCGGTAGTCGGCCGCTACCGCGTTGCGCAGGGCCGAGAAGTCCCAGCCGAACGCGTTCCACCACGACAGCTCGTACACCTCGGCGGTGATCGTGTGCCGATCCGGGTCGTACTCGGCCGGGACGATGCTCCACCGGGCGGTCGCGTCGTCGTAGTGCCCGAGCACGGCGGAGGAGTCCTCGTCCGCCGCGGTCGGCAGCGGCTGCGTCACCACGGGTACCGTCAGCCGCAGCGGTCCGGTCAGCCGCGCGCCGCGGAGCCGGAGCTCGTAGGCGTCCAGGGTGCTGAGGAACGGTGACGGCGACTCCGGCGGCATTACGCTCTTCCCCGCCCGGCGCACCACCAGTTCGCCCTCACCCGACACCGAACCGGCCGGCACATCGATCACGGGACCACCCGGCACGGACACGCGTCCCCCGGCCGCCCCGACAGCGCCCGAGACACCCACCTCGGCGGGCCGCGTCACCTGTTCCGCCGTGACCGGCTGCGTGGTGCATCCGGCCACACAGACCGCGGCCAGCACCCCCACGAGTCTCCTCAGCACAGCCGAGCCCCCTTGTTCCACGCATCGACCGAAAGGAGCCACGGTAGGCCCGGCGCCGGGGATACCCGCGCGTAGAGAACTGGTCTCGGAAGAACGGCCGATGCCACCGCCGCCTCCTCCGCCGCGCGTCCTAGGGCGTGTTTTGGAAGTCGCTGCCGTAGCGAGGAGGTGCCCGGTGACCGTCTGGGGGTGCCGAGTGGGGCCCCTCGTAGCGGTGTTCTACGTGGGGCCCCACTCGGTGCCGCCAGGCGGCCACAGGGTGCCCCGCAGTAGGCATGGACTTTCAAAACACGCCCTAAGCTGCAGGTCATGGACTTGACTGACTCTGAACAGCGTCTGTCGGAACTCGCCGCCGCGACGAAGTACGTGCTGCTCGACTTCGACGGTCCGGTCTGCGACCTCTTCGGGGTGCTGGCACCCGACGTGATCGCCGCCTCGCTGCTCGACGAACTGGAGGTCATCGTGGGTGGCCCGGTGGACGAGGAACTGGCCGACCTCGACGACCCGCTCGACCTGCTCGACGGGGTCAGCGAGATCTACCCGGAACTGACCGGGCGGGTGGACGCATCGGTGCGCGAAGCCGAGGTGGATGCGGCCGGCCTGGCCCCGGTGACGCCCGGGGCGGTGGAGTTCCTCCAGGCCTGCGCGGCGAGCGGGCGGCCGGTGGCGATCGTCAGCAACAACGGCGCCGAGGCGGTGCGGGCCCTGCTGGAACTGCACGAGCTCAGCGGCCTGGTGCAGCACGTGGAGGGCCGCAATCCGGACCCGCGCCTGATGAAGCCCGACCCCACGCCCCTGCTCCAGGCCATGCGGGCGCTGGGGGCCGATCCCGCGAGCACCACGATGATCGGCGACTCCTCCAGCGACATCCTCGCCGCCCGGGCCGCCGCAGTGGAGGCCATCGCGCTACTCACCCTCGCGCCGGACCATTCCGAACAGCCGTGGGTGGGCGACATGGACACCCTGGCCGAGCTCTTCGGGGCTCAGTCCTTGCCGTAGAAGCTGTTCAGCTGGGCGTCCAGGTAGGCCAGGTCGGGGTGGGCGCGCAGGTCAGCGCCGAGTTCGTGAACCCGCACCCGGGCCGAGAAGACTTCCAGCTTGTGGGCGCAGGTCTCGAGAGTGCGGGCCATACGGTCGAGTTCGTCCATGGCTCAATCATGTACGGCCGGTAGTTGAAGGTCACGGTTCCCCGGCCGGATGCACTCGCCCGGCGCAACCGGATCCCGGCCGGAGCAACCGGTGTGGCGGCGGCCGCACCCGGTTGGCCCCTTCTCGGCCGGGATCCGCTGTCGTCGGGAACCTCTACGCCTGAATCACGATCGGGGAGCCCAGCGGGACGGTCTTCGCCAGTTGCGTGATCACGTCGTTGGCGATCCGGATGCAGCCGTGACTCACGTTGCGCCCGATCAGGCCGGGCTGGTCCGTGCCGTGCAGGCCGAGCTGACCGGGACCGCCCGCATAGCTCGTCAGTGTGTCCGAGTGCGCCGACAGCCCGAAAGCGTAAGGGCCGTAGCCACCTTCCGGATTCGGTGGGCGGATCAGCTCGGTCAGGTAGTACTCCCCCGGCGGGGTCGGGGTGGTGGATTTACCCACCCCGATCGGGTAGTGCCCCACCCGCACGCCCTTCTCGATCAGGTCCAGCCGGTGCTCGTCCATCGAGACCACGAGCCGGTAGGGGGTGGTCGAGAGGGTCACCTCCTCGACGGAGATCCAGCCGGTCGCGCCATTGGGGCGGGTCGGCAGGTGCACCTTCAGCCAGTCGCCCTTCTGCGCGGTCACGAGAAAGGCCAGCGGGCCCGCGCCCTTGCGGATCTTCTTGCTCACCGGGCCGTTCGCCGACCGGTGGATCGCGATCTGCGGCCCGGTCGCGGTGGCCACCAGGCTCCAGCCGCGGTCGAGTTGGTCGAAGGCGCTCTTGTGGACGACCTGACTGGCATCCGTGGACGCCTGGGTCGCGGGGGTGGTCGCCGTCGATGTGGACGGCGAGGGGGACGACGAGCACGCCGCCAGGAGGGCCACGGCGATCAGGAGCGGGGCACCCCGCCGGGCGCAAGGCCCGGCGAGGTGACCACGGGGTTTCCGGTGCACCTGGTTCAGCCGGTGAAGTCGGGGTTGGCCGGGACCGGGCGGGCCGGGCGGGCCTTAGGGGCCGGTTCCTGCGGGGACGTCGCGGGCTTCTTGCTCGCGGCGGTGGGGGCAGGACCGGTCACCGGCTTCTTCCTGGCATCGGCGGTCGCCGTGGGCACCGCCGTCCGCTTGTCCGCCGGAGTCGGCTCCTGGGTGGTCCGCACCGCGGTCGTCGCCGGGGTCGGCTCCTGGGTGGTCCGCGCCCCGGTCGCCGCGGTCACTGTCGCCGTCGGAACCGCCTGAACCGGCTTCGTGTCGTGGCCGACCGCCATGGCCGTGCTCGACACCCCGAACACCAGTCCG includes these proteins:
- a CDS encoding HAD-IA family hydrolase, which gives rise to MDLTDSEQRLSELAAATKYVLLDFDGPVCDLFGVLAPDVIAASLLDELEVIVGGPVDEELADLDDPLDLLDGVSEIYPELTGRVDASVREAEVDAAGLAPVTPGAVEFLQACAASGRPVAIVSNNGAEAVRALLELHELSGLVQHVEGRNPDPRLMKPDPTPLLQAMRALGADPASTTMIGDSSSDILAARAAAVEAIALLTLAPDHSEQPWVGDMDTLAELFGAQSLP
- a CDS encoding L,D-transpeptidase, with protein sequence MHRKPRGHLAGPCARRGAPLLIAVALLAACSSSPSPSTSTATTPATQASTDASQVVHKSAFDQLDRGWSLVATATGPQIAIHRSANGPVSKKIRKGAGPLAFLVTAQKGDWLKVHLPTRPNGATGWISVEEVTLSTTPYRLVVSMDEHRLDLIEKGVRVGHYPIGVGKSTTPTPPGEYYLTELIRPPNPEGGYGPYAFGLSAHSDTLTSYAGGPGQLGLHGTDQPGLIGRNVSHGCIRIANDVITQLAKTVPLGSPIVIQA